The genomic stretch GCCGACAGTTGGACTGATCAGCCGTTCGGGGATCATCCCTTTTTCTTATTCACAAGATACCCCGGGCCCAATGGCGAAAACGGTTACGGATGCAGCCATCTTACTGGGTGCACTCGCAGGGAAAGATGAGAATGACTCCGCAACCTGGAAAAATCCAAATCCGAATATGGACTATACGACGTTTTTAGATGGTGATGGATTAAAGAATGCAACCATTGGAATCTTTAGAAATGCACCTATAGGTCGGTATCGTGATGCAGATGAATATGATGCGGAATTGTTTGAGGATGCGATAATAAAGTTAAAACAAGCAGGCGCTAATATTATAGAAGATATAGAGATCCCATCGTTTCTTAGAGAGTGGGGATGGAACAAGATAAATTACGAGTTTAAGCATAGTGTTGAAAATTACCTGCAGAGTCTTCCACCTCATATTCCGGTCCATTCTCTTCGTGAGCTGATTGATTGGAACGAACAGAACGCTGAAAGGGCACTCAAGTATGGACAAAATCTTTTAGAGCATAAAGAACAATTAGATAATCCACTCAAGAATTCAAAATACATAGTAGAAGTGATATCTGATCTATACCAATCACAAAATAACGGTATTGATTACGCAGTCAATAAGTATGGTCTAGATGCAATCCTTTTTCCATCTTATGTAGGTGCTGATATCAGCGCTAGAGCAGGCTATCCTTCGATCGCAGTTCCTGCAGGTTATAAAGACAGCGGAAGACCATTTGGAATTACATTTGCAGGTACAGCATTCAGCGAACCTACTCTGATACGTATCGCATTTGCATTTGAGCAACTAACTTCGTGTAGAAAAAAACCGAACTTCTAGAATCTAATTTCCACTCTCATCTTCATGAAAAGGAGGAAGTCTATGATAAAGCGAATATTATCAATCCTACTAATCATATCATTGGTACTAATTCAGCTAATGACTTTTCTTTCTTCAAAAGCATATGCATGTAGTTGTGCCTTTCTTGAGACAAAGGAGAAATTAGAACTCTATTCTGCAGTTTTTGAAGGGACAGTCATTGAAATTGGTGAAACGAAAAGTTTATCCCCATATAGTCAGGTGCGTGATTATACTTTTGAGGTGGAGAGAGGATGGAAGGGTGTTAAGGATAAAAAGGTTATCGTCACGAGTCTAGATGGCGGTTCAAATTCATGTGGTTATCAGTTCAGTAAAGACCAAACCTATCTTGTGTACGCGAGCCTGGATAAAGATGATACGCTCATAACGAGTCTTTGCAGTAACAACCTTCTAAGTTCGGAAGCAGGAGAAGAACTGAAGCAATTAGGAGCCGGACAGCACATAAATAGTAACAATGAAGAAGGCACTCCATCCTCAATTATCCTATATAGCATCTTGATTCTCATATTATTATTAATCATCGTAGCGGTATGGAGAATTAGAACAAGAATAAGAAAATGAGGTTATCTGTTACCGCTTGAAGGAACCGTTCCATCTCCAGCGAATTACAGATTGTTGACAACGTTTTCAAATTAAGTGGATATGGTGAGGATGATTTATGAAAAATCGTTTTCGGTTTTCTCTGCGATTCAAATTTATTACCGGATTTTCGCTGATTATGGTGCCGCTAGTTCTATTCCTCTACTTTAATAACGTCTATGCAATGGGTGTAGTACGCGATCAGGTCTCTCTGACGAATCGCAATTATGTTGTTAAGAATGTGGAAGAGAATGAACGGATTTTGAAGGAAACGAATCGATATTTATACAGTCTGGGAGAACAGGACCCGGATATCATTTCGCTATTTTTCTTATCTTATGGAAGCGGCGATTACACGATTGCCAAGCAGCGGATTGTCAATAAGTTTAGAACGGATCTCGGATTTTATGATCTGCTGGATGGTTTATTTCTATATGATATCGTTCATCAGGACACCGTGCTGGCTACGCAAAATGGATATGATGAAAAAATTACAGCGATTAAGGAATTGATGCCGGAAGCTTCCCGCAAAAGAGCAGACGTTCCTACGTATAAATGGGAGATTGTTCAGATCAAAGACCGCTATCACCTCGTGAAAACGGTGCGAATTAATGAACAGTTTATAGCCGGAGCCTGGGTACCGATAGACAGTCTCAATCAGCGGATCCACAGCACAGAATGGGGGGAAGGCGGCGGCTCAGTTATTTTATCGAATCGGGGGACTCCGTTATCAAGCACGGAGATACCAGGGGAAACCGTACAACTGGCTTCACAAAATAGATCAGCCTTCACCTCGTTATATCAGGTTGTGGAACAAGGGGAAGAACATGATCGTTATCTAATGATCGGCGTACCTGCTCATGAGGCAGTCATTAACTATGTGGTTATGTTGCCAGAGTCAAGCATTATGCGAAACTTGCCTGTATTCCAGCAAATTATCCGCCTGCTCCCCTTTGCCGCATCCATTGTACTTCTTCTCACGCTCTTCTTTCTAAGACAAGTTCTGTTCAAACCAATGAACACACTGATCCGAGGGATGAAAAAGGTCAGCCGAGGGGAACTGAATGTGAAACTCGGTCCATCGTCTTCTCCTGAATTCACCTTTGTAACGGAAACCTTCAATCAGATGACGGCAGAAGTACAGGATTTGAAAATCGGTATGTACGAAGAGCAGCTCCGTGTTCAAGAGGCGGAACTGAAACAGCTGCAAATGCAAATCAATCCTCATTTTTATTTAAATTCACTTCATATTATTCACAGTTTAGCAGCCTTGCATAAAAATGATCTAGTTCAGAAAATGGCAGAACACCTAGCTGGTTATTTTCGCTTCAGTATGCAAGCCGACCGCAGCTTCATTCCGATCAAAGACGAACTAAAACATGTAGAGAACTATCTTGAAATTCAGAAACTGCGATTTCCGAATCGACTACAGTACGAGTGGGAACTAGACCCAAGGTGTGAAGAGATCCTTCTTCCTCCTTTAACCCTTCAGCCCTTTGTTGAGAATAGCGTGCTCTACGGTTTTAAGAAGGGAAGAGATATACTCTGCATTACGATCAGGGTCATCTATTTACCAGAAGAGAAGCAGCTTTGGATACGGATTCAGGATAATGGTCCGGGTTTCCCAGAAGATGTGCTTGCTAGGCTGCAAGAGGGTGAATATACACCCGAGGAAAAAACGGGGAAAAGTATTGGCATCTGGAATGTACAGCATCGTCTTCGGAAAATGAAAGAGGCGAATGCAGAGCTTTATTTTGATAATGAGATCGGCGGCGGAGCGAAGGTACAGATAAAAATGAACTGTCTTAGTCAATTGGGGGAGGAGATAACGAATGTACAGCTTGCTCATCGTGGATGATGAATATTATGCAGTTGAAGCTATGCTGCACGCTGTAGATTGGAAAGGAATCGGGATTGATCATCTCTATACAGCGATGTCAGCGGATGAAGCTCGAAGCGTACTTATCAACAGCGAGGTTGATATTATGATCTGTGATATTGAAATGCCGGAGGAAGACGGATTATCTCTTCAGATCTGGGTTCAGCAGCATGCAGCTCAGGTGGAGACCATTTTTCTAACGGGCCACGCCGAGTTTTCGTATGCACAAAAAGCGATTCAGCTACACAGCTTCGATTATCTCTTGAAGCCTATTGCTTCAGCCAGCTTAATGGAAACCGTCAAACGAGCATTAGAAAAACGAATGCAAAACCTTGAATTCACTAAATTAACAAAAACTTATGAGGCTTATGCAAAAGAAGATCAATCTTGGAAACCAAAGCGAATGACCCGATTCTGGAAAGATCTCTGCTCTTCTCGTTATCCCATGAATGAAGCGAAAATTAAGGAGTTAAAGTTAATTTATCATGTGGATATCGATCCAGGAACCTTCATTCTGCCCATATTATTCCGCGTTGAGGAATGGCTAAGAAAATTCCCTGATCAAGATCTTGATATTATGGAGTTTGGACTGTGTAATGCCGCGGAAGAATTCGTTCTAAATGGAAGTATGGGGGATGCGATAGCAGATCAGCGCGGTTATGTTCTGGTCTTGTTATATGCATCTGAACCGCTTCCACAATTTCCAGATCCACTCGAACTCACCTGTAAAGATTATATGGCTAGGTGTACTACTTATTTGTCATGCCGTCTGTCCTGCTACATTGGGGAATGGACACTGCTAACCAATATGCCGGAGTCTTATCGAAAGTTGAAGCAAGTCCACAGGCATAACGTGGCAGGCAGTGACGGAGTTCAGTATATGCGACCGAGTTTGGAGAAACAAGCATCTACATCTGAACTTATTCCTCTGCCGTGGGCATCTGACATATCACTACTTATGGAGACAGGAAAAATAAAGGAAGTACTATATAAAGCAGACGAACTCATTGATTGGATCGAAGATCATAAGAATGGTTCAGCAGAGCATTTGCAATCTTACTATCACGCAATGCTCCATTCCATTTACCCATTACTTCATAAGAATGGTATATCGCTATATCGTATTTATCCTGCAGAAGAACCTTTGGAAACGGAGGTAACAAGATCCTTGGCGGCACTTCGGGAGTGGGCGCATGATCTCATCTCTCGTGCGGGTCTGCTGCTTCATCCGGATGGAGAGGATACGCACTCGGTAGTGGAACAAGTATGTCTATATATTGATGCGAGGCTGGAATATGATCTCGGGAGAGAAGAAATTGCAGAATTCGCTCGGTTTCACCCAGCCTATTTATCGAGACTGTTTAAGAAGGAAACAGGGATCTCTCTTAGTGACTACATTCTTCAAGCAAGGATAAAAAAAGCACAAGAGCTACTGCTCAACTCGAATGCCACAGTTACTGAAATAGCAAGCAAAGCAGGTTATGTAAATTACACTCATTTTACTAAAATGTTTAAGAAATATACGGGTCTTACTCCCCAGCAATACCGTAGACAGAATGGGAATAAGACAGATCAAAAGCGGACGCTGTGAGCGTTTCGCTTTTTTTATGCCAGATGTCATCAAATGACACAATAAGAGGTTACGATACGGAGTATTTGAGCTGCGGCCTGAATCTTATAATGAAGTTAACCACTGAAGTGAGAGGGTGAACAGTGAACTTATAACAAAGAGGGAAAGGTGTAGAGCAATGCCAAAGCCGATAAAGAAAAAGAAAACCATGCTGTACAATCTGGGCAAATACAAAGTGCTGTATCTGATGTTTTTGCCAGGGGTTGTGTTTCTGCTGATTAATAACTATTTGCCGATGTTTGGAGTCATTATCGCTTTCAAAAATGTGAACTACACGGATGGGATTCTCGGAAGTCCTTGGGCTGGACTGGAAAATTTCAAGTATTTGTTCGGCACATCAGATGCATGGGAAATTACACGAAACACACTGGCTTACAATGTGGTGTTTATTCTGCTGAATCTGGTGCTCGGCGCAGGTCTTGCTATTTTGCTGAGTGAAGTGAAAGGAAGATTTACATCCAAGTTTTATCAGTCGGTCATGCTGCTTCCATACTTTCTATCCATGATCGTAATCAGTTATCTGGTACTCGCTTTCCTTGGTAAAGACTCGGGGTTCATGAACACAAGCTTTCTGCCGTTCTTTGGGAAGGAACCGATAGACTGGTATTCTGAGCCGGAATACTGGCCGTATATTTTACCCTTTGTGAACACTTGGAAAAACATTGGTTACTATGTGGTCATCTACCTGGCAGCTGTCATCGGAATCAGTGAAGAGTATTATGAGGCAGCCATACTTGATGGGGCGAGTAAGTGGAATCAGGTCCGCTTTATTACGGTTCCGTTCCTATATCCGCTGATGATCGTCATGACGTTACTGCAGATCGGCCGTATTTTTTATGCGGATTTTGGATTGTTCTATCAGGTTCCGCTCGAATCCGGCGCTCTATTCCCCGTAACGAATGTACTAGATACCTATGTCTATCGTACGTTCCTCATCGGGGGTGACATTGGTATGTCTTCAGCAGCGGGGCTGTACCAAGCAGTTGTCGGTTTTGCACTTGTGCTGCTGTCCAATTCCATTGTTCGTCGTATCAATAAGGATAACGCATTATTTTAGAAGGAGGAGAGTTCTTTGCATATGGGTCCCACCGATAGCCCGCTTCATGTCTCCAAACGATCAGGAGCTGTTATTCATGCTTTTTTCATCTTCTATGCAGCTCTGTGTATCTTGCCGCTCATACTTGTGCTCTCGATTTCGTTATCCGATGAAACGACCGTCATTGCGAATGGATACCGGTTTATTCCAGAGACATTTAGTGTAAGCGCTTATGAATTTTTGTTCAAAGATATGGATCAGATCATTCGATCGTATGGAGTATCTATTTTCGTTACGGTCGTAGGTACAGTGATCAGCGTTGCCCTTACGGCTTGTTATGCTTACCCGCTGTCCAGAAGTGATCTGCCGTATCGTGGATTCTTTGCATTCTTTATTTTCTTCACCATGCTGTTTAATGGCGGTCTGGTACCTTGGTACCTGGTCTATGTGAACTTACTGGATCTTAAAAATACCTTATGGGTATTGATTATGCCGATGCTCATGTCACCTTTTTTTGTGCTCGTCATGCGTACCTTCTTTTCAAGTTCCATTCCAATGTCGATCCTGGAGTCGGCCCGTGTGGACGGCGCAGGAGAATTTCGTACCTTTGTAAGGATTGTTCTTCCGCTGTCTCTGCCGGTACTCGCAACGGTTGCCTTATTCAGCACACTGAATTATTGGAACGATTGGTATCTCAGCATGATCTTTATTTCTGATAATAAAACGATTAGTCTTCAGTATCTCATGTACCGAACATTGCTTGATATCCAGTACCTTACTTCAAATTCCAATGTGGCTTCGCAGATTTCTTCACAAGGAGGGATGCTCGACCTGCCGAATAAGACTTTGCAGATGGCTATGGCTGTTGTGGGGATCGGACCGATTGTCCTCGCCTATCCTTTCTTCCAGCGCTATTTCATCAAAGGACTGACGGTTGGTGCGGTAAAAGGCTAGGTCGTGAAACAGAAGTCCGCACGTACGGAAAATGTTAAAAAGAAAGACAGATCAGAATGAGTAACAAGAAAGCTGTGTAAAAATGAACTCATTATTAAATGAATCAATTTCATAATACCTTTAGTTGCTTTAATCAGGGGTATATATAGATCAAAAAGGTTTTGTTTGTCTATATATAGTTACAAATTCATCATTTTAATGAGTTATGAAATTGATTCAAATGCGTAAATTATATAAGGGAGGTCATGTCATGACCGGGTTTCAGGTTGGACGTTTAGTCAAACGGAAAAGATCCATCATATTGGCAACATTCACTGCATTTGCCCTAGTTCTCAGCGCTTGTTCGGGGGGAGGAAGTGGAAGTACTGCACCTACGGATGAGCCTAAGACGGGTGGAAATGCCGAAGTGAAAGCGGAAAAGTCCTACGAAGTATCTTTGTTCTATCCAGGGACACCGCAGAAAGATGTAGAGAAGGTACAGGCCGAGATTAATAAATATATAGAACCTAAAATTGGAGCCACACTGAAAATTAACGCGATTGACTGGGGACAATGGGACAACAAGCTGAATCTCATGATCTCCTCTGGTGAGAAATCAGATATTATTTTTACGGCGGCATGGCAGAATTACACCGTGAATGTTGCTAAAGGTGCTTTCTTACCATTAAACGATCTGCTGGATAAAGCTGGCCCGGACATCATTAAGAATCTTGACCCTGCATTCCTGGAAGGATCGAAGGTAGACGGGAAGAATTACGGTGTTCCTACCAATAAGGAATTAGCAGCAACTCGAGGTGTACTCGTTAGAAAAGATTTGCTCGAAAAATATAACCTTGATATTACGAATGTGAAAACGTGGGCCGATCTTGAGCCGCTGCTCAAAACAATTAAGGAAAACGAACCTAGCGTAACTCCGTTTTATATGTCCAATTCTACAGGCAACGGACTATTAGATAACCTGGATTGGGACTATCTTGGCGATGCATCCGTTCCTGGCGTCATTCGTAAAATCGGTTCTGACACGACCGTCATGAACGAAGTAGAGACCCCTGAATTTAAAGAAGCCGCTGCCCTTGCTCGTAAATGGTATGAAGCGGGATATATTAATAGTGATTCTGCAACTTCTACCGTATTCCCGAAAGATCAGGCGAAAGCCGGCAAAGTCTTCATGTGGACAGATGGAATGAAACCCGGAAAAGATAAGGAAGAGGAGAGTTATGTCGGCTTCCCGCTGACTCAGATCGAACTTACACAGCCTACGATCACTACAGGAGACGCGTCTGGAGCGATGCTCGCGATCTCTCGTACTTCGGAAAATCCTGAAAAAGCAATGGCAGTCATTAACCTGCTCCACTCGGATCCGTACGTGAATAATTTGCTCAACTTTGGTATTGAGGGCGAACACTATGTGAAAAAAGAAGGCAGCGAAAATATCATCAGCCTGCCTGAAGGCACAGATCCAAACAACCGGACCTACAACCCAGGAGCTCAGTGGCAGCTTGGTAATCAGTTCCTGAATTATCTATGGGACAATGAAGATCCCGAAAAATGGGCAAAATTCAAAGATTTTAATGCAAGAGGTGTAAAATCCCCAGCACTTGGATTTACGTTTAACAGCCAGTCTGTTAAAAATGAAATTGCCGCAGTAAATAACGTCAACAAGCAGTTTAAACCAGCACTTACTTCCGGAGCAGTAAATCCGGATGAAATGATTCCAAAATATGCAGAGAAATTAAAAGCTGCCGGTATAGATAAAATTATCGCTGAGAAACAAAAACAGCTGGATGCTTTTTTGGCAAGTAACTAGTTTTACATTGTAATTATTTAGAAGAACTGTACCCGAGAATGAGGGTATGGTTCTTTTTTATTCAACTTACCAGGGGATGCAGGACCACATTCTGAACAAATTAGTACGAATGATTTTCGCGAATATCGTGTTACTGCTTCCAAATTCACAGCGCGGGGTGTAAACTATTACATGTTTACCAATTAATCACATTTAGAGTTGAAAAAACTCCATTATGGGCATGGCGCTGAGCTTCCTTGGGTTTATATAACGAGTTCGTGAGCTAAATGTTGGAATTATAACATAAAACATGATTTAAATGTATAAGGGGAGTTCCATGTGTCACATATGAATGCTATGAATAATAATGATTCTTTAGATCCTTTGAGAGCCGACTGTTTGGAGTGTTTTGGATTATGCTGTACGGCGTTGCCTTTTGCAAAATCTGCCGATTTTTCCTTTGATAAAGAGGGAGGCACGCCATGCACAAACTTACGCGCGGACTATCGATGCGGGATTCATCAGGATCTAAGAGAGAATGGGTTAAAGGGTTGCACCGTGTATGAGTGTTTTGGTGCAGGTCAGAAAGTCTCTCAAGTCACATATAACGGTAAGGACTGGAGAAGTGATCCGGCGACTGCCGAAGAAATGTTTGCTGTATTCCCCATCGTGCAGCAAATACAAGAAATGTTATGGTATTTACACGAAGCTCTTGCTCTTGAAGTGACCACTTCTTTTCATAAGGAACTTCGGGTTCAAATCGAAGAATGTGAACGACTGACTCGGGAAAGTCCCGAGAACATACTTCGAATAAATCTACCCGAGCTAAGAGCAGACGTGAATAAACTTCTTATACTAACAAGTGAACGTGTTCGTTCCCAAATACAGAAGAAAAAGAGTCCGAAAAAAATGCGGAGAAGTGATTTTATCGGCGCGAATCTAAAAGGTGCTGATCTTGCAGGGGCTGACCTTAGAGGCGCACTGCTCATTGCGGCTGATCTCAGAGGAGCTGATATGAGAGTTACCGATCTGATCGGTGCAGATCTGAGAGATGCCGACTTACGTGGTGCCGATCTGACAGGCTGTATCTTTCTAACACAGGTTCAAGTGAATGCAGCAAAAGGAGATTCATCCACTAAACTTCCATCTTATCTGAAGATCCCCGCGCATTGGGTGGAGTAAGATGGAAGAGTTGTTTTTGAAAGAGAATACCAGATGGAGAACCCTAAAGGTATAGCTTCGGGGTTCTTTGTTATGTAAATTATAAACATTGATTGTTTATTTAGTGTGATAGAGAATCGGAGATAAAAGAAAAATAACAAATATTTCAAAATAAGTTATAATCTAATGGTGCGCATATGTTTGTTAGTAGCCGATATTTGTGAAGTTCGTAGACAATTGTTATGTGAGGTTGTTTGCGAAGTTCGTAGATAAAGAAGTTAGGCGAAATACACTTTTCAACGGAGGAAGATATGAATAATTCAATTCAAAAAACATTAGGCTTCATCAAAAGGCCTCATGTTCAAATATTTCTTGATGTTTTTAGGATTATTAGCGCAACATCGTTAATTTTATCTCTTTTCGGGTTTTTCTTTTATACAGTTGGGTATTCATTTTTGTATGGTTATTACATCTCAGGAAATGAATCTAGCTTTGTATCGACTTTGAATGTAATAACAAATCCTGTGCCATTTAATCACTACACGGTATTAATAATTTCTTCATTGTTAATGATAAGCGTGGTTTTTTTGATTTCTGCAGTTGTTGTCTATAAGAAGAAAAAAGTACATCTCAGTCTCGCTACATCAGTCTTTATATTAGTTTTTCATATTTGTTTATCAATTTTTTTCACAAATGGACAAGAAGTACCGAATAGAGCTCTCTCATTTATAATAGTATGGGCAGTTCCGATTTTTATTACAATAATGGTTTTTTGGATGGTTAAGGCCCCTACAAGACTTGGTACAACTATATCGGGATCTCTTTATGGAGCTATAATTCCAGCTATTTTATTTGTTTTTTTTGATTTTCATGATATATTGGCCCAGCTAATCCTGCCATTATCTACGTTTCTTGTTGGCATAATTTTTACATTTTTAAAAGAGCAGTGGTTCCAAAAATATATCTTCAAGTTCTTGATATTTTTACCATATACCTTCACTGGTTGTTTGATTATTGTGATTGTTATTCAGGATTTGCTGCAGTTTGAAATTACTAAAATGATTCGTTTCGTATTATTATTTTCTTCATTATTAATTAATATCGTAATTTCATTTAGAAAGATTAAAATCCAACAAAATGATTCTACGGGCAGTGAGAATGAAGGAAAGACAAAACATGAACAATACTTTAAACCCCTAGAAGAAGCAGGCAAATCAAGTGTAATTACAACTATTACATTAGTCGTAGTTGCACTCGGGACACTAACTCCTTATATTGCGGTAATTGGAGGACAGTATATAAGAGATTTTTCAAATAGTAATAGACAGTTACATATAATACAAAATGATCGAGGGATTATTTTATCGAAAGGAACAATTATATCAGTTAAAGATGGAGTTTATTATATTTCAGACGAAAATTGGAAACTCACTATTGTTAAAGGCGAAAATATCATCGTTGTTGATTCGAAGAAGTAAATGTACTACGCCTAACAACATATTCACGCATCGGGCCATTCGGCCCTCAGTCCGGCAGAAGTAGATGTGATTCGAAGGGGGATTTCAGCAGCAGGAAGTTATTCAGCCGGACACAACAATCCCCCTAAGATAAGAGCTATCTAAGGGGGATCGACGTCGTGAACACCTGAACGTTATAGAAAATCAGCGCTATTACATATAGTGAATCTAGGAAAATTATGATGAATAAGGAGCAAGATGCATGAATATTGAACTGGTTAGAGCGCAAGTAGCTGATGCTCAGAAGATATGGAGTATGCAGAAAGAAGCTTTTGATGAGCTTTTTAAGAAGTATCAAGATTTTGATACTAATCCAGCAAATGAGTCATTAGAGAAAGTAAAATATCGTTTAGAACAAGATGATACATATTACTATTTTATTCGAATAAATGACGAAGTTATTGGAGCAGTGAGAGTTGTTGATAAAAATGATAGTAGTATTAAAAAGATCAGTCCCATATTCATACTTCCGAAGTTTCAAAATAATGGATACGGGCAGTTTGCAATGAAATCAGTAGAAGAAATTCATGGTGAACATGGTTGGGAATTAGCTACGGTTTTACAAGAGTCTAGAGATTGTTACTTTTACAAAAAAATGGGATATAGCCGTACAGGAGCACAAACAATAATCAACGAAAAAATGACTATTGTGGGCTATGCAAAATAATAAGTGATTGGAAGAATCATTTGTGATAATTATTGAAACGACGCATGGAAAACTCCTTCATTAGATATGTAAAATCAAAGCGTATGGGGATGGAATACTTGATTAAGTAACTCGAAGAAGGCACTGTAATCCTATAACATAACATTCAACGCTTCGGCCGACTTCGTCGACCTTCGGTCCCGGAAGCAGAATGCGAGGAAGCGATTGCCGGGACACATCCACAATTGTTGGACGTCGTGAATGCGGAACGTTATACGCAACCCTTGCTAGAGTAAATAAAAGGAAAGAGGTACAAAATGAAGCGATCCCATGATGCCTCAGGAATTATCATTATTGATGAGCATAATAGAGTGCTATTGGTTCATCAAACATATGGAAAAAAACAATGGTCTGTACCAGGCGGAGTAGTAGAAGAAGGTGAATCAGTGTGGGATGGTGCAAGAAGAGAACTGAAGGAAGAAGTTAATATTGAAGTCAATGAAATGGATTTATCAGGTATCTATTTTATGCCTCATCGGAATGGATACATTTATACTTTTAAGACAGATGGATATGTTGGTAGCATAGAAGTTGATAATAAAGAAATAGATGAATATGGATTTTTTAATATTGATAATTTACCAAAACCGATTTCAAATTTTACAGTAGAAAGATTGATAGATGCAGTAACGAACAACAAAACCGTATTTAAAGATCAACACATTGATAATTACCTCGTAATAGAATGAATAAAGAACAATATGATAGTCACTTAAGAGGGCAAGGGCAGCATATAACACCATATTCAAGCTTCGGTCCATCCGGCCCTCGGTCCGGCAGAAGTACGATGTTATTCGCAGAGGCATCTCAGTAGCGGGGAAGCATATTCGGCCCGACACATCCGGACCACCTAACCGCATCACGGCGCCCTTCGGGCTTAAGGTGGTGGGACGTCGTGAATACCTGAACGTTATATGAAATCATTGCTTAATATTATTAAGAATATAAAACTATTGAGGGTGTTTTTCTATGAAGTACAGATGGCCATTTGATGATCCAGAGAATGTAGCAACCATTACTACTAAGGACATTATCGAAAGAACTAAACAAATTAAATATGTTAGTCATGATGATGAAGATGGTATGTGGCAATTTCATAGTGGGGAACTAGTAAAAGAAGAAGACGGAAGAATAGTTAGTTTACAAGAAATAATAATAATTGATCCAACCGT from Paenibacillus polygoni encodes the following:
- a CDS encoding amidase family protein, yielding MRDCYELHHVNIEESTIGNLQVAMEKGEVSSRDLVMYYLHRIATYDQDGPNINSVMEINPDAIFIVEALDCERKNVGVKGPLHGIPVLLKDNIETKDKMRTSAGAIALENHISSRDAFLVQKLREAGAVILGKTNMTEWANGMSTEMWAGYSSRGGQVLNPYGDFFAGGSSTGSAAAVAANFITVSIGTETSASILSPAIQNSIVGIKPTVGLISRSGIIPFSYSQDTPGPMAKTVTDAAILLGALAGKDENDSATWKNPNPNMDYTTFLDGDGLKNATIGIFRNAPIGRYRDADEYDAELFEDAIIKLKQAGANIIEDIEIPSFLREWGWNKINYEFKHSVENYLQSLPPHIPVHSLRELIDWNEQNAERALKYGQNLLEHKEQLDNPLKNSKYIVEVISDLYQSQNNGIDYAVNKYGLDAILFPSYVGADISARAGYPSIAVPAGYKDSGRPFGITFAGTAFSEPTLIRIAFAFEQLTSCRKKPNF
- a CDS encoding sensor histidine kinase; its protein translation is MKNRFRFSLRFKFITGFSLIMVPLVLFLYFNNVYAMGVVRDQVSLTNRNYVVKNVEENERILKETNRYLYSLGEQDPDIISLFFLSYGSGDYTIAKQRIVNKFRTDLGFYDLLDGLFLYDIVHQDTVLATQNGYDEKITAIKELMPEASRKRADVPTYKWEIVQIKDRYHLVKTVRINEQFIAGAWVPIDSLNQRIHSTEWGEGGGSVILSNRGTPLSSTEIPGETVQLASQNRSAFTSLYQVVEQGEEHDRYLMIGVPAHEAVINYVVMLPESSIMRNLPVFQQIIRLLPFAASIVLLLTLFFLRQVLFKPMNTLIRGMKKVSRGELNVKLGPSSSPEFTFVTETFNQMTAEVQDLKIGMYEEQLRVQEAELKQLQMQINPHFYLNSLHIIHSLAALHKNDLVQKMAEHLAGYFRFSMQADRSFIPIKDELKHVENYLEIQKLRFPNRLQYEWELDPRCEEILLPPLTLQPFVENSVLYGFKKGRDILCITIRVIYLPEEKQLWIRIQDNGPGFPEDVLARLQEGEYTPEEKTGKSIGIWNVQHRLRKMKEANAELYFDNEIGGGAKVQIKMNCLSQLGEEITNVQLAHRG
- a CDS encoding response regulator transcription factor, producing MYSLLIVDDEYYAVEAMLHAVDWKGIGIDHLYTAMSADEARSVLINSEVDIMICDIEMPEEDGLSLQIWVQQHAAQVETIFLTGHAEFSYAQKAIQLHSFDYLLKPIASASLMETVKRALEKRMQNLEFTKLTKTYEAYAKEDQSWKPKRMTRFWKDLCSSRYPMNEAKIKELKLIYHVDIDPGTFILPILFRVEEWLRKFPDQDLDIMEFGLCNAAEEFVLNGSMGDAIADQRGYVLVLLYASEPLPQFPDPLELTCKDYMARCTTYLSCRLSCYIGEWTLLTNMPESYRKLKQVHRHNVAGSDGVQYMRPSLEKQASTSELIPLPWASDISLLMETGKIKEVLYKADELIDWIEDHKNGSAEHLQSYYHAMLHSIYPLLHKNGISLYRIYPAEEPLETEVTRSLAALREWAHDLISRAGLLLHPDGEDTHSVVEQVCLYIDARLEYDLGREEIAEFARFHPAYLSRLFKKETGISLSDYILQARIKKAQELLLNSNATVTEIASKAGYVNYTHFTKMFKKYTGLTPQQYRRQNGNKTDQKRTL
- a CDS encoding ABC transporter permease; amino-acid sequence: MPKPIKKKKTMLYNLGKYKVLYLMFLPGVVFLLINNYLPMFGVIIAFKNVNYTDGILGSPWAGLENFKYLFGTSDAWEITRNTLAYNVVFILLNLVLGAGLAILLSEVKGRFTSKFYQSVMLLPYFLSMIVISYLVLAFLGKDSGFMNTSFLPFFGKEPIDWYSEPEYWPYILPFVNTWKNIGYYVVIYLAAVIGISEEYYEAAILDGASKWNQVRFITVPFLYPLMIVMTLLQIGRIFYADFGLFYQVPLESGALFPVTNVLDTYVYRTFLIGGDIGMSSAAGLYQAVVGFALVLLSNSIVRRINKDNALF
- a CDS encoding carbohydrate ABC transporter permease gives rise to the protein MGPTDSPLHVSKRSGAVIHAFFIFYAALCILPLILVLSISLSDETTVIANGYRFIPETFSVSAYEFLFKDMDQIIRSYGVSIFVTVVGTVISVALTACYAYPLSRSDLPYRGFFAFFIFFTMLFNGGLVPWYLVYVNLLDLKNTLWVLIMPMLMSPFFVLVMRTFFSSSIPMSILESARVDGAGEFRTFVRIVLPLSLPVLATVALFSTLNYWNDWYLSMIFISDNKTISLQYLMYRTLLDIQYLTSNSNVASQISSQGGMLDLPNKTLQMAMAVVGIGPIVLAYPFFQRYFIKGLTVGAVKG